A genomic segment from Triticum dicoccoides isolate Atlit2015 ecotype Zavitan chromosome 1A, WEW_v2.0, whole genome shotgun sequence encodes:
- the LOC119363913 gene encoding probable protein phosphatase 2C 47: protein MVAEAEVMHQQPAPVLEVQYRRCVAKGAGMSAVAVPEVEVEVEVAVELPRMGLANTDGATSVSAETLQFVPNIRSGSFADIGPRRYMEDEHIRIDDLSAHLGSLLVCPLPSAFYGVFDGHGGPDAAAYMKRHAMRFLFEDREFPQALQVDDIYLQSVEECIRSAFLQADLALADNLDISRSSGTTALAALVFGRQLLVANTGDCRAVLCRRGIAMEMSRDHRANYAEECERVAASGGYIEDGYLNGVLSVTRALGDWDMKVPDCSTSPLIAEPEFQQATLSEDDEFLIMGCDGIWDVMTSQHAVSVVRRGLRQHDDPERCARELVMEAKRLETADNLTVIVVCFGSELGSPPPPPAAAAARPRSCKGLSAEALCNLRSWLETDR from the exons atggtggccgaggcggaggtgATGCATCAGCAGCCCGCGCCGGTTCTGGAGGTGCAGTACCGCCGGTGCGTCGCCAAGGGGGCCGGGATGTCGGCGGTCGCCgtgccggaggtggaggtggaggtggaggtcgcCGTCGAGCTGCCTCGCATG GGATTGGCGAACACCGATGGTGCGACGAGCGTGTCCGCTGAGACACTACAGTTTGTACCCAATATTCGGTCTGGAAGCTTTGCTGATATCGGACCTAGGAGGTACATGGAAGATGAACACATCCGGATAGATGATCTTTCAGCTCATCTTGGCTCGCTGTTGGTGTGCCCTCTACCTAGCGCCTTCTATGGG GTCTTTGATGGCCATGGGGGTCCGGATGCTGCAGCCTACATGAAAAGGCATGCCATGAGGTTCCTGTTTGAGGATAGAGAGTTCCCACAAGCATTGCAAGTGGATGATATATACCTTCAGTCCGTCGAGGAATGTATTCGGAGCGCGTTCTTGCAAGCCGATCTTGCCCTGGCTGACAATTTAGATATCAGCCGCTCCTCCGGAACTACGGCACTCGCAGCATTAGTCTTTGGGAG GCAACTGTTGGTTGCGAACACCGGCGACTGCCGAGCGGTGCTCTGCCGGAGAGGCATAGCGATGGAGATGTCTCGAGACCACAGGGCGAACTACGCCGAGGAGTGCGAGAGGGTGGCCGCCTCCGGCGGGTACATCGAGGACGGGTACCTCAACGGTGTGCTCTCGGTGACGCGTGCCCTGGGCGACTGGGACATGAAGGTGCCCGACTGCTCCACGTCGCCCCTCATCGCGGAGCCCGAGTTCCAGCAGGCGACGCTGAGCGAGGACGACGAGTTCCTCATCATGGGGTGCGACGGGATCTGGGACGTGATGACGAGCCAGCACGCAGTGAGCGTGGTCCGGCGCGGCCTGCGGCAGCACGACGACCCCGAGCGGTGCGCGCGGGAGCTCGTCATGGAGGCCAAGCGGCTCGAGACGGCCGACAACCTCACCGTCATCGTGGTGTGCTTCGGGTCGGAGCtcgggtcgccgccgccgccccccgctGCTGCGGCGGCGAGGCCGCGGAGCTGCAAGGGCCTGTCGGCGGAGGCCCTGTGCAACCTGAGGAGCTGGCTGGAGACTGACCGCTAG
- the LOC119363901 gene encoding putative RNA polymerase II subunit B1 CTD phosphatase RPAP2 homolog produces the protein MATAAAARPAARTTVNVAGAVYRVQLALLDGAAASNEPLLHAAAAVLSRADYDDVVTERSIAEACGHPACTSPLPDPANPKAAPRFHISLREHRVYDLEEARKFCSERCLVASAAFAASLPPDRPFGIPPNRLDALAALFEGSGAGPGLGFRADGGKKEDEGMKVEIVEKEAPGPGEVTLQEWIGPSGAIEGYVPRHHPIQEGPMPQAKQGKASRAELSGSKNLNSGAAVPGKHSMAVSSSVEAQVGSEDIAKKIDDMVLHESTKTKEKEVDKALSKIFQQDEDTDMLLPCITDSIAKQLEHVVLEERNDKKKKKSTRASPRAYKSKPARKPAGSNRHEVGFTSTIIMGDPASAKMDQGPLGQYDFSSSILIDNQPSSSQYTVRDSMHTYTEQLHKEFGKAVDLEKNGTSDEKVSAALKSSLKAVGSKNRSQSVTWADDNGSILEASKAYDIDSDAKNLSMEDIDSSLRRESAEACASALIEAAGAISSGTLEVEDAVSKAGIIILPDTLHQKQFENVHGKDTMEKVVSETDGDVVKWPTKTVLLDTDMFEVDDSWHDTPPEGFSLTLSAFATMWTTIFGWISRSSLAYVYMLDDSSVEEMLISNGREYPEKRVSKDSQSSEIKRALASCISNALPVLVSNMRMQIPVSKLETTLGYLIDTMSLVDALPALRSRQWQLLVLVLLDALSVHQLPALAPVISDSKLVQKILNSAQVSREEYDSMVDLILPFGRSAVTPMSS, from the exons ATGGCGACGGCCGCCGCCGCCAGGCCGGCGGCGAGGACGACGGTGAACGTGGCCGGGGCCGTGTACCGCGTGCAGCTGGCCCTCCTCGACGGCGCGGCGGCCTCCAACGAGCCCCTCCTCCACGCGGCCGCCGCGGTGCTCTCCCGCGCCGACTACGACGACGTCGTCACCGAGCGCTCCATCGCCGAGGCGTGCGGCCACCCCGCGTGCACCAGCCCCCTCCCCGACCCCGCCAACCCCAAGGCGGCGCCGCGGTTCCACATCTCCCTCCGCGAGCACCGCGTCTACGACCTCGAGGAGGCCCGCAAGTTCTGCTCCGAGCGCTGCCTCGTCGCCTCCGCGGCCTTCGCGGCCTCGCTCCCGCCCGACCGCCCCTTCGGGATCCCGCCCAACAGGCTGGACGCCCTCGCCGCGCTCTTCGAGGGCAGCGGGGCCGggccggggctagggtttcgggcggacGGCGGGAAGAAGGAGGACGAGGGGATGAAGGTGGAGATTGTGGAGAAGGAGGCGCCTGGGCCTGGCGAGGTGACGCTGCAGGAGTGGATTGGGCCGTCGGGCGCCATTGAGGGCTATGTGCCCCGCCATCACCCCATTCAAGAAG GGCCAATGCCACAGGCTAAACAGGGCAAAGCTAGTAGAGCTGAGCTGTCCGGGAGTAAGAACCTGAATTCTGGGGCTGCTGTTCCTGGCAAACAtagcatggcagtttcatcttcagTTGAAGCACAAGTGGGCTCTGAAGATATAGCTAAAAAAATTGATGACATGGTCCTTCATGAGAGCACAAAAACGAAGGAAAAAGAAGTAGATAAAGCCCTATCAAAGATTTTCCAACAGGATGAAGATACGGATATGTTATTGCCTTGCATAACTGATTCCATTGCGAAGCAACTAGAGCATGTAGTTTTGGAAGAGAGAAatgacaagaagaaaaagaaatcaACTAGAGCATCACCAAGGGCATACAAGAGTAAGCCTGCAAGAAAACCCGCTGGAAGTAATCGCCATGAAGTAGGCTTTACTAGCACAATCATTATGGGGGATCCTGCTTCGGCAAAGATGGATCAAGGGCCTTTGGGTCAATATGACTTCTCAAGTTCCATCCTCATCGATAATCAGCCCTCATCATCTCAATACACAGTAAGAGATTCAATGCATACTTACACTGAACAACTACACAAAGAATTCGGTAAAGCAGTGGACCTTGAAAAAAATGGGACAAGTGACGAGAAGGTTAGTGCTGCACTAAAATCTTCACTGAAGGCTGTAGGGTCTAAGAACAGAAGTCAGTCTGTAACATGGGCAGATGATAATGGGAGCATCTTAGAAGCAAGCAAAGCATATGACATCGATTCAGATGCTAAAAATCTATCTATGGAGGACATTGACAGTTCACTAAGGCGTGAATCTGCAGAGGCTTGTGCATCAGCCCTTATTGAAGCTGCAGGAGCTATTTCTTCAGGCACATTGGAAGTGGAAGATGCAG TTTCAAAGGCAGGGATCATCATATTGCCTGACACGCTTCACCAGAAACAGTTCGAGAATGTCCATGGCAAAGATACAATGGAAAAGGTAGTATCTGAAACAGATGGTGATGTTGTGAAGTGGCCAACAAAGACTGTGCTTCTGGACACTGACATGTTTGAAGTTGATGATTCTTGGCACGACACACCGCCAGAAGGTTTCAGTTTAACA CTGTCTGCTTTTGCAACAATGTGGACCACAATATTTGGATGGATATCCCGGTCATCTTTAGCCTATGTATACATGCTTGATGACAGTTCTGTGGAAGAGATGTTGATTTCTAATGGGAGAGAGTATCCTGAGAAGCGAGTTTCGAAAGATAGCCAATCATCTGAAATTAAAAGAGCTTTAGCTTCTTGCATTTCTAATGCACTGCCGGTACTTGTATCAAACATGAGGATGCAAATCCCAGTTTCAAAGTTGGAGACTACTCTG GGATACTTGATTGACACAATGTCACTTGTTGACGCACTGCCTGCTCTGAGATCAAGGCAATGGCAACTGTTGGTTCTTGTTCTGCTCGACGCACTCTCTGTGCACCAGCTTCCTGCTCTTGCTCCAGTGATCTCAGACTCAAAGCTCGTGCAGAAG ATCCTAAACTCGGCTCAGGTTAGCAGAGAGGAGTACGACTCCATGGTCGACCTCATCCTCCCTTTCGGAAGATCCGCCGTGACGCCCATGTCAAGTTAA